One stretch of Nicotiana tabacum cultivar K326 chromosome 18, ASM71507v2, whole genome shotgun sequence DNA includes these proteins:
- the LOC142172870 gene encoding UPF0481 protein At3g47200-like, whose product MKLDNSTEVRRNQIQKVPSFLSDENKESGDYDPKVVSLGPYHHGKEKLKFVQNFKSMALDMFIEGSNQDKAFFLEEIRKEIEYAKSCYLEEFTSIYDDIYFAEMMLLDACFILNIIGPWDQAFKRSETIEHLGTAVYTLSKRDLYLLENQVPFRILMILASSRYPVNEKGFIETVESSCFHILFDEDTRLLKDNDNNKQPLHLLEIFRRVIVTGSGEIPQPRVRACDPFRDIFNKLGLCLEYWCCRKDETSTRGRGGYVFHSVTDLKSKGIHFRPSEIASLNGVRFSPAEFCHSAKLKLPCWYVSPYTRTFFMNMIAYEFCPNVFTDKVVTAYVNFMKSLIVSQEDVKELREKKILMNSLGSDEQVVEVYKSLNTYGTEDESFFFKEKRNIEDHYNNKARTWLSELKNTYFNSPWSIIALVGSIFLLCSDIVQTIYAVHPSKGGS is encoded by the coding sequence ATGAAACTGGATAACTCAACTGAAGTTAGAAGGAATCAAATACAAAAGGTTCCTTCATTCCTGAGTGATGAGAATAAGGAAAGCGGTGACTATGATCCTAAAGTGGTTTCACTTGGGCCTTACCACCATGGAAAGGAGAAGCTCAAGTTTGTTCAGAATTTCAAGTCCATGGCCCTAGACATGTTCATTGAAGGGAGTAATCAAGACAAAGCTTTCTTCCTGGAGGAAATTCGAAAGGAAATTGAATATGCTAAAAGTTGTTACCTCGAAGAATTCACGTCTATCTATGATGACATTTATTTTGCTGAAATGATGCTCCTTGACGCATGCTTCATTCTAAATATTATAGGACCATGGGATCAGGCATTTAAACGTAGCGAGACAATTGAGCATCTTGGTACTGCAGTTTATACCCTAAGTAAACGTGATTTATATTTGCTTGAAAATCAGGTACCGTTCAGAATTCTCATGATCTTGGCTAGCTCGAGATATCCTGTAAATGAAAAAGGATTTATAGAGACGGTGGAAAGTTCTTGTTTTCACATACTCTTCGATGAGGACACAAGATTATTGAAAGATAATGACAATAATAAACAGCCCCTTCACCTTCTTGAAATATTTCGAAGAGTAATCGTCACTGGCAGCGGGGAAATCCCACAACCACGTGTACGTGCTTGTGATCCTTTCCGTGATATTTTCAACAAGTTGGGATTATGTCTTGAATATTGGTGTTGTAGAAAAGATGAAACGTCAACTCGTGGGCGTGGGGGGTATGTGTTTCATTCTGTGACGGATCTAAAATCAAAGGGCATTCATTTCAGGCCTAGCGAGATTGCGTCTTTGAATGGTGTAAGGTTTAGCCCCGCTGAATTCTGTCACTCTGCAAAGCTCAAACTCCCATGTTGGTATGTTTCTCCGTACACCAGAACATTTTTCATGAACATGATTGCTTATGAGTTCTGTCCCAATGTTTTTACCGATAAAGTTGTCACTGCTTACGTGAATTTCATGAAATCACTTATTGTTTCGCAAGAGGATGTCAAAGAGTTGcgagaaaagaaaattttaatgaACAGCTTAGGGAGTGATGAACAAGTGGTAGAAGTCTATAAATCATTGAATACTTATGGCACAGAAGATGAATCTTTTTTCTTCAAGGAGAAAAGGAATATCGAGGATCACTATAACAATAAAGCCAGGACTTGGTTGTCTGAGttgaaaaatacatattttaacAGTCCCTGGTCTATAATTGCTTTGGTTGGTTCTATTTTCCTCCTTTGTTCAGATATTGTCCAGACCATCTATGCAGTTCACCCTTCAAAAGGAGGATCTTGA